One segment of Bradyrhizobium sp. CB2312 DNA contains the following:
- a CDS encoding ABC transporter substrate-binding protein, giving the protein MKNTIARLAGALLALTLTTGFAAAQSKVTIAVGGGACLCYLPTVLAKQLGEYEKAGLNVELVDLKGGSDALKAVLGGSADVVSGYFDHCVNLAAKKQELLSFVVYDRYPGLVLVVAPSRTNDIKSVKDLAGKKVGVSAPGSSTDFFLKYMLKKNGLDPTSAAVIGVGLGATAVAAMEQGQIDAAVMLDPSVTVLQGSHKDLRILSDTRTQKDTLETFGGEYPGGALYSTAAWVNGHEKETQALTNAMLATLAWIHSHSPEEIMAKMPDEMVGKNKDLYLAALKNTIPMFSETGKMDPKGADAVLAVFSVGSPEVANAKIDVSKTFTNKFVDQAKKTTGSAK; this is encoded by the coding sequence ATGAAGAATACGATTGCCAGGCTGGCCGGCGCGCTGCTCGCGCTGACGCTCACCACCGGATTTGCCGCGGCGCAAAGCAAGGTCACTATCGCGGTCGGCGGCGGCGCCTGCCTGTGCTATCTGCCGACGGTGCTGGCCAAGCAGCTTGGCGAATACGAGAAGGCCGGCCTCAATGTCGAACTGGTCGACCTCAAGGGCGGCTCGGACGCGCTCAAGGCCGTGCTCGGCGGCAGCGCCGACGTGGTCTCCGGCTATTTCGACCATTGCGTCAACCTCGCCGCCAAGAAGCAGGAGCTTCTGTCTTTCGTGGTCTATGACCGCTATCCCGGCCTCGTGCTGGTGGTCGCGCCGTCGCGTACCAATGACATCAAGTCGGTCAAGGACCTCGCCGGCAAGAAGGTCGGCGTCAGCGCGCCCGGCTCCTCCACCGACTTCTTCCTGAAATACATGCTCAAGAAAAACGGGCTCGATCCCACCAGCGCCGCCGTGATCGGCGTCGGCCTCGGCGCCACCGCGGTCGCCGCGATGGAGCAGGGCCAGATCGACGCGGCCGTGATGCTCGATCCCTCCGTCACCGTGCTCCAGGGCAGCCACAAGGATCTGCGCATCCTCTCCGACACCCGCACCCAGAAGGACACGCTCGAGACGTTCGGCGGCGAATATCCGGGCGGCGCGCTGTACTCGACCGCGGCCTGGGTCAACGGCCACGAGAAGGAGACGCAGGCGCTCACCAATGCGATGCTGGCGACGCTCGCCTGGATCCATTCGCATTCGCCCGAGGAAATCATGGCGAAGATGCCGGACGAGATGGTCGGCAAGAACAAGGACCTCTATCTCGCCGCGCTGAAGAACACGATCCCGATGTTCTCCGAAACCGGCAAGATGGACCCGAAGGGCGCCGACGCCGTGCTCGCGGTGTTCAGCGTCGGCTCGCCGGAAGTCGCCAATGCCAAGATCGACGTCAGCAAGACCTTTACCAACAAGTTCGTGGACCAGGCCAAGAAGACCACGGGGAGTGCCAAATAA
- a CDS encoding NUDIX hydrolase, with protein MTSPAIHRVATLDLAVRPVVWPFAEERRVEIAAHFAEKQRERPKIWNGRILLGRDPVFSDGGFAATYSEVDFASFLAWRDWGFPDPTVFNGFGMGALRASDGAFIMGEMAPHTANAGRIYFPSGTPDPGDVRDGRLDIPGSVVRELKEETGLTADDYRAEADWHCVVSGRAIAMIKVLNLDMPGDVARARIEANLAREAEPELSAIHLVRGMDDLTPTMPRFVTAFVAQQFASR; from the coding sequence ATGACGTCACCAGCCATTCATCGCGTCGCGACGCTCGATCTTGCCGTGCGGCCCGTGGTCTGGCCGTTCGCGGAGGAGCGCCGCGTCGAGATCGCGGCGCATTTCGCCGAGAAGCAGCGCGAGCGCCCGAAGATCTGGAACGGCCGCATCCTGCTCGGCCGCGATCCCGTGTTCTCGGACGGCGGTTTCGCCGCGACCTATTCCGAAGTGGATTTCGCAAGCTTCCTCGCCTGGCGCGACTGGGGATTTCCCGACCCTACCGTGTTCAACGGTTTCGGCATGGGGGCGCTGCGCGCATCCGACGGCGCTTTCATCATGGGCGAAATGGCGCCCCACACCGCCAATGCAGGCCGCATCTATTTCCCCTCGGGCACACCCGATCCGGGCGACGTCAGGGACGGCAGGCTCGATATTCCCGGCAGCGTCGTCCGCGAGCTCAAGGAGGAGACCGGGCTCACGGCCGACGACTATCGGGCCGAAGCGGATTGGCACTGTGTCGTCTCCGGTCGCGCGATTGCAATGATCAAGGTGCTCAACCTGGATATGCCGGGCGACGTCGCCCGGGCCCGGATCGAAGCCAATCTCGCGCGCGAGGCCGAGCCGGAGCTGTCGGCAATCCATCTCGTGCGCGGGATGGATGATCTCACGCCGACCATGCCGCGATTTGTCACGGCCTTTGTCGCGCAGCAGTTCGCATCGCGCTGA
- a CDS encoding ABC transporter substrate-binding protein, producing MRLRMAARLVRGLLVAIAATGLAASAEAQEKKIKIGVIFDLTGPLAGGGSELEYIGTKIILDQFGKTGVEGYKIEAVYADAQSKPDVAINESVRLLEQEKVDLVLGFFSSAQCVPVAARVEQLKKFMWMTTCISSAVFNEKNYKYVFRPQASGDQFGMMTMDFVAQNAKEKFGKEPKDLRVAIIHEDGSYGVDVSKGNEAGAKKAGFNVVLKEGYSATAPDLSALVTKLKRAKPDVIFHTGYNPDITLLLRQAREQGLKFGALVGHGAGYGVYEKLKEGMGADANYIFNTDPISIWLANQKTMDPKLAPVIKMVGEEFDKIKPGVAIRSAHVGIGASNTYVFMNDVLPRAIKKYGGVDPEALRKAALDTDIPEGGTMLGFGVKFYGEGTPMAGQNERSFPVVIQYIDDKSSVVWPKSQAQRDAVLPLPKGTTYSNQ from the coding sequence ATGCGCCTGCGCATGGCTGCCCGCTTGGTACGTGGGCTGTTGGTCGCGATAGCAGCGACGGGCTTGGCGGCGTCCGCTGAGGCTCAAGAGAAGAAGATCAAGATCGGCGTGATTTTCGACCTGACCGGGCCTCTCGCGGGTGGCGGGTCCGAGCTCGAATATATCGGCACCAAGATCATTCTGGACCAGTTCGGCAAGACCGGCGTCGAGGGCTACAAGATCGAGGCGGTCTATGCCGACGCGCAGAGCAAGCCCGACGTCGCCATCAACGAATCCGTCCGCCTGCTCGAGCAGGAGAAGGTCGACCTGGTGCTTGGCTTCTTCTCTTCGGCGCAATGCGTGCCGGTGGCCGCCCGCGTCGAGCAGCTCAAGAAGTTCATGTGGATGACGACCTGCATCTCGTCCGCCGTGTTCAACGAGAAGAACTACAAATACGTGTTCCGCCCGCAGGCGAGCGGCGACCAGTTCGGCATGATGACGATGGACTTCGTCGCGCAGAACGCCAAGGAGAAGTTCGGCAAGGAGCCGAAGGATCTGCGCGTCGCCATCATCCACGAGGACGGCTCCTATGGCGTCGATGTCTCCAAAGGCAACGAGGCCGGCGCGAAGAAGGCCGGTTTCAACGTCGTGCTGAAGGAAGGCTATTCGGCGACCGCACCCGATCTCTCCGCGCTGGTGACCAAGCTCAAGCGCGCCAAGCCGGACGTGATCTTCCACACCGGCTACAACCCCGACATCACGCTGCTGCTGCGCCAGGCCCGCGAGCAGGGCCTGAAATTCGGCGCCCTGGTCGGGCATGGCGCCGGCTACGGCGTCTATGAGAAGCTCAAGGAGGGCATGGGCGCGGACGCCAACTACATCTTCAACACCGACCCGATCTCGATCTGGCTCGCCAACCAGAAGACGATGGACCCGAAGCTCGCGCCCGTCATCAAGATGGTCGGTGAGGAATTCGACAAGATCAAGCCCGGCGTCGCAATCCGCTCCGCCCATGTCGGCATCGGCGCGTCCAACACCTACGTCTTCATGAACGACGTGCTGCCGCGTGCGATCAAGAAATATGGCGGGGTCGATCCGGAAGCGTTGCGCAAGGCCGCGCTCGACACCGACATCCCCGAGGGCGGCACCATGCTCGGCTTCGGCGTCAAGTTCTACGGCGAGGGCACGCCGATGGCGGGGCAGAACGAGCGCTCCTTCCCGGTCGTGATCCAGTACATCGACGACAAATCCTCAGTGGTGTGGCCCAAGAGCCAGGCGCAGCGCGACGCCGTGCTGCCGCTGCCGAAGGGCACCACCTACAGCAACCAGTAG
- a CDS encoding ABC transporter ATP-binding protein has product MLEVNGLVKRFGGFTAVNNVSFKVEQGEILGLIGPNGSGKSTIFNMLSGTLAPTSGSILFGGSEIAGLAPHRIINSGIGRTFQIPRPFRRLTIFENVALAGFYGQGRHSRARAEEAAERSLAMVGLPTDRHASVDGLGAAGLKKLELAKALATAPKLLLADESLGGLDEAEMDQAADMLRNIRDELGITIIWVEHIMGVLMRVVDRVMVLDHGEKISEGLPSAVAGDPRVIEVYLGTDAETTQAAAAEARRRAGGQ; this is encoded by the coding sequence GTGCTGGAGGTCAACGGACTGGTGAAGCGGTTCGGCGGCTTCACCGCCGTCAACAACGTGTCGTTCAAGGTCGAGCAGGGCGAGATCCTCGGCCTGATCGGCCCCAACGGCTCGGGCAAGAGCACGATCTTCAACATGCTCTCCGGCACGCTGGCGCCGACCTCAGGCTCGATCCTGTTCGGCGGTTCCGAGATCGCGGGCCTCGCGCCGCACCGGATCATCAACAGCGGCATCGGCCGCACCTTCCAGATTCCGCGCCCGTTCCGCCGCCTGACCATTTTCGAGAATGTCGCGCTCGCCGGTTTCTACGGCCAGGGCCGCCATAGCCGCGCCAGGGCGGAGGAGGCGGCCGAGCGATCACTCGCCATGGTCGGCCTGCCGACCGATCGACACGCCAGCGTCGATGGCCTCGGCGCCGCCGGCCTCAAGAAGCTCGAGCTCGCAAAAGCACTCGCCACCGCGCCAAAGCTGCTGCTCGCCGACGAGAGCCTCGGCGGTCTCGACGAGGCCGAGATGGACCAGGCCGCCGACATGCTGCGCAACATCCGCGACGAGCTCGGCATCACAATCATCTGGGTCGAGCACATCATGGGCGTCCTGATGCGCGTCGTCGACCGCGTCATGGTGCTCGACCACGGCGAGAAGATCTCGGAAGGCCTGCCGAGCGCGGTCGCCGGCGATCCGCGCGTCATCGAGGTCTATCTCGGCACCGATGCCGAGACCACGCAGGCCGCGGCCGCCGAAGCGCGCCGCCGCGCGGGAGGGCAGTGA
- a CDS encoding ABC transporter ATP-binding protein, which yields MLELRGVNAGYGTFQALFDVDLDVRAGEAVGVIGPNGAGKTTLMRVISGLIRPTRGSIRMEGVDVVATPPHKIVSLGIAHVPENRRLFPQLTVDDNLKMGAFMKEARGHYAERLEVVFDLFPRLKERRHQMAGTMSGGEQQMCAIGRAMMSNPKLLLLDEPSAGLAPVVVQQVFELVKRIRASGLTVLIVEQNVQQVLKVVDRAYLIEAGTIRASGTSAEMLASDTVKEAYLGV from the coding sequence ATGCTGGAACTCCGCGGCGTCAATGCCGGCTATGGCACGTTCCAGGCGCTGTTCGACGTCGATCTCGACGTCAGGGCAGGCGAGGCCGTCGGCGTCATCGGCCCCAACGGGGCCGGCAAGACGACGTTGATGCGCGTCATCTCCGGGCTGATCCGTCCCACGCGCGGATCGATCAGGATGGAGGGTGTCGACGTCGTCGCAACGCCGCCGCACAAGATCGTCAGCCTCGGCATTGCGCATGTGCCGGAGAACCGGCGGCTGTTTCCCCAGCTCACGGTCGATGACAACCTCAAGATGGGCGCCTTCATGAAGGAGGCGCGCGGCCATTATGCCGAGCGGCTCGAGGTCGTGTTCGACCTGTTTCCGCGCCTCAAGGAGCGCCGCCATCAGATGGCCGGCACCATGTCCGGCGGCGAGCAGCAGATGTGTGCGATCGGCCGCGCGATGATGTCCAATCCAAAGCTGCTGCTGCTCGACGAGCCGTCGGCGGGCCTGGCACCGGTCGTGGTGCAGCAGGTGTTCGAGCTGGTGAAGCGGATCCGCGCCAGCGGGCTGACGGTGCTGATCGTGGAGCAGAACGTGCAGCAGGTGCTGAAGGTGGTCGATCGCGCCTATCTGATCGAGGCGGGCACGATCAGGGCCTCCGGCACCTCGGCCGAGATGCTGGCGAGCGACACGGTCAAGGAAGCGTATCTCGGGGTGTGA
- a CDS encoding branched-chain amino acid ABC transporter permease codes for MQAFLDIFDIYLLEAVINGILLGGVLALLALGLNLIFGVIDVTWICYAELVMIGMYAMYFMVQYYGVSYFVAAPLTILLVALLGAALHYLVIAPLLTAPPINQLLATGGVLFVLQSFATVAFGIDFRNLGIRLPVLAFGDMNFSYARLLSFLAALVGMVAVYLFMTRTFTGTAIRAISQDRQIMALMGVDTRRIYLITSALGGALAGLAACLLVLQYDVHPFVGLSFGPITFLICVLGGLGNFIGGFIAAFLFAEIISLGGLFSDLEWGYVLAFAFFIVMMFIRPAGLLARRR; via the coding sequence ATGCAGGCGTTCCTCGATATTTTCGACATCTACCTGCTGGAGGCCGTGATCAACGGCATCCTGCTCGGCGGCGTGCTGGCGCTGCTCGCGCTCGGGCTCAATTTGATCTTCGGCGTCATCGACGTGACCTGGATCTGCTACGCTGAGCTCGTGATGATCGGCATGTACGCCATGTACTTCATGGTGCAGTATTACGGCGTCAGCTATTTCGTCGCGGCGCCGCTCACGATCCTCTTGGTCGCGCTGCTCGGCGCCGCGCTGCATTACCTCGTGATCGCGCCGCTGCTCACGGCGCCACCGATCAACCAGCTGCTCGCGACCGGCGGCGTGCTGTTCGTGCTGCAGAGCTTTGCCACCGTTGCCTTCGGCATCGACTTCCGCAATCTCGGCATCCGCCTGCCGGTGCTCGCCTTCGGCGACATGAACTTCAGCTACGCACGGCTGCTCTCGTTCCTCGCGGCGCTGGTCGGCATGGTCGCGGTCTATCTGTTCATGACGCGCACCTTCACCGGCACCGCGATCCGCGCCATCTCGCAGGATCGGCAGATCATGGCGCTGATGGGCGTCGACACCAGGCGGATCTATCTCATCACCTCCGCGCTCGGCGGCGCACTGGCTGGGCTCGCCGCCTGCCTGCTGGTGCTGCAGTATGACGTGCATCCCTTCGTCGGCCTCTCCTTTGGGCCGATCACCTTCCTGATCTGCGTGCTCGGGGGCCTCGGCAATTTCATCGGCGGCTTCATCGCCGCCTTCCTGTTCGCCGAGATCATCTCGCTCGGCGGCCTGTTCTCCGATCTCGAATGGGGCTATGTGCTCGCCTTCGCCTTCTTCATCGTCATGATGTTCATCCGGCCCGCGGGCCTGCTGGCGAGGCGCCGATGA
- a CDS encoding branched-chain amino acid ABC transporter permease has product MTRQGRLAAWGIGLAALVALPFVYRDPYHLHILVLILIWSFAYTSWSMMGRFGLVSLGHGGFMGIGAYVTALLWNHLGLSPWIGIPISMVAAGALALVVGYPCFRFRITGHYFVLVTLALSGIVLQVITATRDYTGGSLGYTPNRASGNKLLALQFDDKTTWYLIALAVWLFGIVAWHWIDRSMARYALEAISEDEDAAAAAGVNVTAEKLKITLLSALMTALAGAIYCQYQMFITPDTVSGIAVSLQMVFAAIVGGLFVSLGPTFGAIITILLAETLRIGFGTKAVGWDNLVYGVLLVLFIIFLPKGILGSLLDRLKPQRKVPRAHEQEAVQIARPGT; this is encoded by the coding sequence ATGACGCGGCAGGGGCGTCTCGCCGCGTGGGGGATCGGACTGGCGGCGCTGGTCGCGCTGCCGTTCGTCTATCGCGATCCCTATCATCTGCACATCCTGGTGCTGATCCTCATCTGGTCGTTCGCCTACACCTCCTGGTCGATGATGGGGCGGTTCGGCCTCGTCTCGCTCGGCCATGGCGGCTTCATGGGCATCGGCGCCTATGTCACCGCGCTCCTGTGGAATCATCTGGGACTGTCGCCCTGGATCGGCATTCCCATCAGCATGGTCGCGGCCGGCGCGCTGGCGCTGGTCGTCGGCTATCCCTGTTTCCGCTTCCGCATCACCGGGCACTATTTCGTGCTGGTGACGCTGGCGCTGTCGGGCATCGTGCTCCAGGTCATCACCGCGACGCGTGACTATACCGGCGGCTCGCTCGGCTATACGCCGAACCGGGCCTCCGGCAACAAGCTGCTGGCGCTGCAATTCGACGACAAGACCACCTGGTACCTGATCGCGCTCGCGGTCTGGCTGTTCGGCATCGTGGCCTGGCACTGGATCGACCGCAGCATGGCGCGCTATGCGCTGGAGGCGATCTCGGAGGACGAGGACGCCGCGGCCGCGGCCGGCGTCAACGTCACCGCGGAGAAGCTGAAGATCACGTTGCTCAGCGCGCTGATGACCGCGCTCGCCGGCGCGATCTACTGCCAGTACCAGATGTTCATCACGCCCGACACGGTCAGCGGCATCGCGGTGTCGCTCCAGATGGTGTTCGCCGCCATCGTCGGCGGCCTGTTCGTCTCGCTCGGCCCGACCTTCGGCGCGATCATCACGATCCTGCTGGCCGAGACCCTGCGGATCGGCTTCGGCACCAAGGCGGTCGGCTGGGACAATCTCGTCTACGGCGTGCTGCTCGTGCTCTTCATCATATTCCTTCCCAAGGGTATCCTTGGTAGCTTGCTCGACCGATTGAAGCCCCAACGCAAGGTGCCCCGCGCTCATGAGCAAGAAGCCGTCCAGATCGCTCGCCCAGGAACTTGA
- a CDS encoding polyphosphate kinase 2 family protein translates to MSKKPSRSLAQELDRYITPFRYDGSGKFHLKDYKTNERGDLDKEKAQEILDANKKRLVEFQEKLYAQDRWSLLIVFQAMDAAGKDSAIKAIFEGINPQGCEVTAFKAPSSKELDHDFLWRHAVALPERGHIGIFNRSHYEECLVTRVHPEILAKEKLPPKLVTKNIWKERFEDISAFERYLARNGTVVLKFFLNLSKEEQRDRFLDRLEIPSKQWKFSMDDIKERALWPRYQAVYQDIVRHTSTPHAPWYVVPADHKWFARVVIGSVINAALEKLDLRFPRADKASLEEFEAVRKALEKEGKGGKK, encoded by the coding sequence ATGAGCAAGAAGCCGTCCAGATCGCTCGCCCAGGAACTTGACCGCTACATCACGCCCTTCCGTTACGACGGATCGGGCAAGTTTCACCTCAAGGACTACAAGACCAACGAGAGGGGCGATCTCGACAAGGAGAAGGCGCAGGAGATCCTCGACGCCAACAAGAAGCGGCTGGTCGAATTCCAGGAGAAGCTCTACGCCCAGGACCGCTGGTCGCTGCTGATCGTGTTCCAGGCCATGGACGCGGCCGGCAAGGACAGCGCGATCAAGGCGATCTTCGAGGGCATCAATCCGCAAGGTTGCGAGGTCACGGCCTTCAAGGCGCCGAGCAGCAAGGAGCTCGACCACGATTTCCTCTGGCGCCACGCCGTCGCGCTGCCCGAGCGTGGCCATATCGGCATCTTCAATCGCTCGCATTACGAGGAATGCCTGGTGACGCGCGTGCACCCGGAGATTCTCGCCAAGGAGAAGCTGCCTCCCAAGCTCGTCACCAAGAACATCTGGAAGGAGCGGTTCGAGGACATCTCCGCCTTCGAGCGTTATCTCGCGCGCAACGGCACCGTGGTGCTGAAGTTCTTCCTCAACCTCTCCAAGGAGGAGCAGCGCGACCGTTTTCTCGACCGGTTGGAGATTCCGTCCAAGCAGTGGAAGTTCTCCATGGACGACATCAAGGAGCGCGCGCTGTGGCCGCGTTACCAGGCGGTCTATCAGGACATCGTCCGCCACACGTCGACGCCGCACGCGCCCTGGTACGTCGTACCGGCCGACCACAAATGGTTCGCGCGCGTCGTGATCGGCTCGGTGATCAATGCCGCGCTCGAAAAGCTCGACCTGCGCTTCCCTCGCGCCGACAAGGCCTCGCTCGAGGAGTTCGAGGCCGTACGCAAGGCGCTGGAGAAGGAGGGGAAGGGAGGAAAGAAGTGA
- a CDS encoding mechanosensitive ion channel domain-containing protein — protein MSHKLAPALLAALFLAISSFSAARAEPAAPAANHAATALSPDEAKRALDTLQDDKKRAQMIDTLRAIANASGPQQPKPEQTSPIPLSADGLGAQLLLTVSEQIGDISREIASVARTLTHFPAFYYWIVRTANDPAAYNLLIEIAWKLALVLGCALAAEWVICRLIRRPVAFLEGRVPQTARVPVQALPIADPPSSVADVTPAPELQKRRHSLARVWQLLLRLPFVLGRLLLELLPVFVFIGVATALLGTEIGDPVTVRFVILAVVNAYAFSRGIICVVRALAGPFGLFPVRAETAAYIEIWARRIVGVGVSGIAFANVALLLGLHRAGYAALLRMVMLVVHLFVVVIILQCRRQVAEAIRAPAERQGIAARLRNRIAAGWHYLAIALDLALWAVWALNIRNGYSLLLQYFVGTIVVALITRVAIMVTLSLIDRGFRIRPEILQRFPGLEVRANRYLPLLRRIVSGVIAFIGFVAVLEVWGVDAIVWFYGGQIGGRLISAVVTIGLAVFIAAAIWEASNALLDRQINTLSRDGHYARAARLRTFQPMLRTALLCLIATVVGLTALSEIGVNVAPLLAGAGIVGIAIGFGSQKLVQDLITGLFLLLENTVQVGDTVSVSGLSGVVENVSIRTIRLRAGDGAVHIVPFSAVTTITNASRGAGNASVSVNVAYKEDTDRAGQILKDIVDEMRREPEFRAAIRGDLDLWGIDKVDGAMVSIVGQIRCTEAGRWPVQREFNRRMKLRFQQHGVEIASPVQTILMQIAPPADSAANLTPRRAAG, from the coding sequence GTGTCGCATAAGCTTGCCCCGGCGCTCCTTGCCGCTCTGTTCCTCGCGATCTCGTCTTTCTCCGCCGCCCGCGCCGAGCCGGCCGCTCCAGCCGCGAATCATGCGGCCACCGCGCTGTCGCCTGACGAAGCGAAGCGCGCGCTGGACACGCTCCAGGACGACAAGAAGCGCGCCCAGATGATCGACACGTTGCGCGCGATCGCGAATGCATCCGGCCCGCAGCAGCCCAAGCCCGAGCAGACATCGCCGATCCCGCTCTCGGCGGACGGTCTCGGCGCGCAGCTCCTGCTCACGGTGTCGGAGCAGATCGGCGACATCTCGCGCGAGATCGCCAGCGTGGCGCGGACGCTGACGCATTTCCCGGCGTTCTATTACTGGATCGTCCGCACCGCCAACGATCCCGCCGCCTACAATCTCCTGATCGAGATCGCCTGGAAGCTCGCGCTGGTGCTCGGCTGCGCGCTCGCGGCCGAATGGGTGATCTGCCGCCTGATCCGGCGTCCGGTGGCGTTTCTCGAGGGCCGCGTGCCGCAAACCGCGCGCGTGCCGGTGCAGGCGTTGCCGATCGCCGATCCGCCATCCTCGGTGGCCGATGTGACGCCGGCGCCCGAGTTGCAGAAGCGGCGCCATAGCCTCGCGCGGGTCTGGCAATTGCTGCTGCGGCTGCCCTTCGTGCTCGGCCGGCTTCTGCTCGAGCTGCTGCCGGTGTTCGTCTTCATCGGCGTCGCGACCGCCTTGCTCGGCACCGAGATCGGCGATCCCGTCACCGTCCGCTTCGTGATCCTCGCGGTCGTCAACGCCTATGCGTTCTCGCGTGGGATCATCTGCGTCGTCCGCGCGCTGGCAGGGCCGTTCGGCCTGTTTCCGGTGCGCGCCGAGACTGCGGCCTATATCGAGATCTGGGCGCGCCGCATCGTCGGCGTCGGCGTCTCCGGCATCGCCTTTGCCAATGTGGCGCTGCTGCTCGGCCTGCATCGGGCCGGCTACGCGGCACTGCTGCGCATGGTGATGCTGGTCGTGCATCTCTTCGTCGTCGTGATCATCCTGCAATGCCGCCGCCAGGTCGCCGAAGCCATTCGCGCGCCGGCCGAACGTCAGGGTATCGCCGCGCGCCTGCGCAACCGCATCGCCGCTGGTTGGCACTATCTTGCCATCGCGCTCGATCTCGCATTGTGGGCGGTGTGGGCGCTCAACATCCGCAACGGCTATTCGCTGCTGCTGCAGTATTTCGTCGGCACCATCGTGGTGGCGCTGATCACCCGCGTCGCCATCATGGTGACCTTGAGCCTGATCGATCGCGGCTTCCGCATCAGGCCGGAGATCCTCCAGCGCTTCCCGGGCCTGGAGGTTCGCGCCAACCGCTATTTGCCGCTGCTGCGCAGGATCGTCTCCGGCGTGATCGCCTTCATCGGCTTCGTCGCCGTGCTCGAAGTCTGGGGCGTCGATGCCATCGTCTGGTTCTATGGCGGCCAGATCGGCGGCCGCCTGATCTCGGCCGTGGTGACGATCGGGCTGGCCGTGTTCATCGCGGCGGCAATCTGGGAAGCCAGCAACGCGCTCCTGGACCGCCAGATCAACACGCTGTCCCGCGACGGGCATTATGCCCGCGCGGCGCGGCTGCGCACCTTCCAGCCGATGCTGCGCACCGCGCTGCTGTGCCTGATCGCAACCGTCGTCGGGCTCACCGCGCTGAGCGAGATCGGCGTCAATGTCGCGCCGCTGCTGGCCGGCGCCGGCATCGTCGGCATCGCCATCGGCTTCGGCTCGCAGAAGCTGGTGCAGGATCTCATCACCGGCCTGTTCCTGCTGCTGGAGAACACGGTCCAGGTCGGCGATACCGTGAGCGTCTCGGGTCTCTCGGGCGTCGTCGAGAACGTCTCGATCCGCACCATCCGCCTGCGCGCCGGCGACGGCGCCGTGCACATCGTGCCGTTCAGCGCGGTCACCACCATCACCAATGCCAGTCGCGGCGCCGGCAATGCGTCGGTCAGCGTCAACGTCGCCTACAAGGAGGACACCGACCGCGCCGGCCAGATCCTCAAGGACATCGTCGACGAGATGCGGCGCGAGCCGGAGTTTCGCGCCGCGATCCGCGGCGATCTCGACCTGTGGGGCATCGACAAGGTCGATGGCGCCATGGTGTCGATCGTCGGCCAGATCCGCTGCACCGAGGCCGGCCGCTGGCCGGTCCAGCGCGAGTTCAATCGCCGCATGAAGCTGCGCTTCCAGCAGCACGGCGTCGAGATTGCATCGCCGGTCCAGACCATCTTGATGCAGATCGCGCCGCCGGCGGATAGTGCCGCCAATCTGACGCCGCGGCGGGCGGCTGGATAA
- a CDS encoding tripartite tricarboxylate transporter substrate-binding protein, whose amino-acid sequence MRGLWAGLRGHVIVICALIGCAAWTAPARAQPFPSRPITLIVPFAAGGPTDTLARILSERIAAELHTTVVVENVAGASGSIAGARVARATPDGTTITIGHWGTHVLNGAIFKLPYDLLADFEPVATIAMGTQLIVGRKSLEANNLKEMIAWLKANPGKATAGTAGAGTGAHVAGVFFKDKTGTDFQFVPYRGAGPAMIDLVAGQIDIMFDQASNSLPQYKNGAIKAFAVTSPTRLASAPDIPTVDEAGLPGLYISYWHGIWAPKNTPKDIVTKLNAAIVTVLAEPAVKQRFTELGQEIPPPDQQTPAALAAFQKAEIEKWWPIVKAADIKPE is encoded by the coding sequence ATGCGGGGGCTGTGGGCCGGATTACGCGGTCATGTGATTGTCATCTGCGCGCTGATCGGATGTGCGGCATGGACCGCGCCGGCGCGTGCGCAGCCATTCCCATCGCGTCCCATCACCCTCATCGTGCCGTTCGCGGCGGGCGGCCCGACCGACACACTGGCGCGGATCCTGTCCGAGCGGATCGCGGCCGAGCTGCATACAACGGTCGTGGTCGAAAACGTCGCCGGCGCCTCCGGCAGCATCGCCGGCGCTCGCGTCGCGCGCGCCACGCCTGACGGCACGACCATCACCATCGGCCATTGGGGCACGCATGTGCTCAACGGCGCGATCTTCAAGCTGCCGTACGATCTGCTCGCCGATTTCGAACCAGTCGCGACGATCGCGATGGGCACGCAGCTGATCGTCGGCCGCAAGTCGCTCGAGGCCAACAATCTGAAAGAGATGATCGCGTGGCTGAAAGCCAATCCCGGCAAGGCCACCGCCGGCACGGCCGGCGCGGGCACGGGCGCGCATGTCGCCGGCGTCTTCTTCAAGGACAAGACCGGCACCGACTTCCAGTTCGTGCCCTATCGCGGCGCGGGACCTGCCATGATCGATCTCGTCGCCGGCCAGATCGACATCATGTTCGACCAGGCCTCGAACTCGCTGCCGCAATACAAGAACGGCGCGATCAAGGCTTTTGCGGTGACCTCGCCGACGCGGCTTGCCTCCGCGCCCGATATCCCGACCGTCGACGAGGCGGGCCTGCCCGGTCTCTACATCTCCTACTGGCACGGCATCTGGGCACCGAAGAACACGCCGAAAGATATTGTCACAAAGCTCAACGCGGCGATCGTCACGGTTCTTGCGGAGCCCGCCGTCAAGCAGCGCTTCACTGAGCTCGGGCAGGAGATTCCTCCGCCCGATCAGCAGACGCCCGCGGCGCTCGCAGCCTTCCAGAAGGCCGAGATTGAGAAATGGTGGCCGATCGTGAAGGCCGCCGACATCAAGCCGGAGTAG